From the genome of Halodesulfovibrio sp., one region includes:
- the dapA gene encoding 4-hydroxy-tetrahydrodipicolinate synthase has product MTFSGAFTALVTPFKDGKIDEERFREHIEWQITEGIHGLVPCGTTGESATLTHDEHKEAIRICVEQANKRVPVLAGAGSNNTNEAIHLTQFAKDAGADGVLLISPYYNKPTQEGIYQHFKHIADTINIPMVLYNVPSRTGSNLLPSTVARLHKDIPQIVGIKEATGNLVQVSDLIEQCGDSFTILSGDDFTLLPLLSLGGSGVISVVSNLLPNKMANLCNAWNNGDIATAQKLHFELQPLNRAMFMESNPIPVKTALALQNKMDTDFRLPMVPLAENNLAKLKSVMADAGLL; this is encoded by the coding sequence ATGACTTTTTCCGGAGCTTTTACTGCACTGGTAACTCCATTTAAAGACGGCAAAATTGATGAAGAGCGTTTCCGCGAGCATATTGAATGGCAGATCACTGAGGGTATCCACGGATTAGTTCCATGCGGTACTACAGGCGAATCTGCAACGCTCACACATGACGAGCATAAAGAAGCAATCCGCATTTGCGTAGAGCAAGCAAACAAGCGTGTGCCAGTACTTGCGGGTGCTGGTTCCAATAACACTAATGAAGCTATCCACCTGACCCAGTTTGCTAAAGATGCTGGCGCTGATGGCGTTTTGCTTATCAGCCCTTACTACAACAAACCTACGCAGGAAGGCATTTACCAGCACTTTAAGCACATTGCAGACACCATCAATATTCCTATGGTGCTCTACAATGTTCCAAGCAGAACTGGCAGCAACCTGTTGCCTTCTACTGTAGCACGCCTGCACAAAGATATTCCTCAAATTGTCGGCATTAAAGAAGCTACCGGAAATCTCGTTCAGGTATCCGACCTTATTGAGCAGTGTGGCGACTCTTTCACCATTCTCTCAGGTGACGACTTTACCTTGTTGCCATTGCTCTCACTCGGCGGCTCAGGAGTCATCTCCGTAGTTTCCAACTTGCTGCCGAATAAAATGGCGAACCTGTGCAACGCATGGAATAACGGCGATATTGCGACAGCACAGAAGTTGCATTTTGAACTGCAACCACTCAACCGTGCCATGTTCATGGAATCAAACCCTATTCCTGTTAAAACAGCTCTGGCTCTTCAGAATAAAATGGATACTGATTTCAGACTGCCGATGGTTCCCCTTGCAGAAAACAATCTCGCCAAGCTTAAATCTGTTATGGCAGATGCCGGTTTACTGTAA